Proteins from a genomic interval of Piscinibacter sp. HJYY11:
- a CDS encoding EAL domain-containing protein — MSAQPSRDGGERQMVAMYSVLSATNEALLFAKTPAELFQRVCDAAVDGHQFLTAAVTTPDADTAWLRVEAASGIAATQLRESRISVDAKTIEGQGLVGEAYRGMKPAISNQFMQDPRTKPWHGPASRAGVASAAAIPIVRGTQAFGVMLFYAREVEAFGASIVALLERMARNIVFALDNFDREAERQHAEAALRRSEERYRNILESLDDAYYEVDLKGKPVYLNGAYARMLGYDHHHVAESDYRSRQTAAMTHVVFKAFNEVYRTGVSKKSQYWEYLHRDGSVVQVEGSVLLVKDENGQPVGFRGILRDVTERRRTDQALRNSEARFRAMTNLSSDWYWETDAEIRFTRLDSRETGQRQSRNPLLGRRIWESTMQAHLPGGWDDFRTLIESRRSFRDIVMQRVAPGKPPYYISMSGEPMVDAIGTFLGYRGISREITDQKVAEEHIHHMARHDSLTGLPNRLLFSNLLNAALKTAERYKRTFAVMFIDLDRFKFINDTLGHEAGDTLLKEITARFKQALRGSDVIARLGGDEFVVLVQEVPDREHAAIVARKLLSAAIKPIELMGQECRVTASVGISLFPGDGQDEQTLMKNADSAMYHAKEEGKNNFQFYSSEISTQTLERLTLESNLRRALEKQELSLAYQAKVDLKSGRITGVEALLRWHNAELGMVSPAKFIPVAEETGLIVHIGRWVMKTACLQNVAWQQQGLPPINMAVNLSVRQFADEHLLDDVTAILQETGMDPKLLELEITEGMIVHNVDRAIKLLTAIKQLGVRLAIDDFGTGYSSLGQLKNFPIDTLKVDRSFIRDLATDSEDKAITSAIIAMGKTLSLTVVAEGVETAEQQTFLREQACDEMQGYYFSKPVAPEEFAALLGKEKAT; from the coding sequence ATGAGCGCACAGCCCAGTCGCGATGGCGGCGAACGGCAGATGGTCGCCATGTATTCGGTGCTCAGCGCCACCAACGAGGCGCTGCTGTTCGCCAAGACCCCGGCCGAGCTGTTCCAGCGCGTGTGCGACGCCGCGGTCGACGGCCATCAGTTCCTCACCGCCGCGGTCACCACGCCCGATGCCGACACCGCATGGTTGCGCGTGGAAGCCGCCTCGGGCATCGCCGCCACGCAGCTGCGCGAGTCGCGCATCTCGGTCGACGCGAAGACGATCGAGGGCCAGGGGCTGGTCGGCGAGGCCTACCGCGGCATGAAGCCCGCGATCAGCAACCAGTTCATGCAGGACCCGCGCACCAAGCCCTGGCACGGGCCGGCCAGCCGCGCCGGCGTGGCCTCGGCCGCCGCCATCCCCATCGTGCGCGGCACCCAGGCCTTCGGCGTGATGTTGTTCTACGCGCGCGAGGTCGAGGCCTTTGGCGCCAGCATCGTCGCGCTGCTCGAGCGCATGGCGCGCAACATCGTGTTCGCGCTCGACAACTTCGACCGCGAAGCCGAGCGCCAGCACGCCGAAGCGGCCCTGCGCCGCAGCGAGGAGCGGTACCGCAACATCCTCGAGAGCCTGGACGACGCTTACTACGAGGTCGACCTCAAAGGCAAGCCGGTCTACCTCAACGGTGCCTACGCCCGCATGCTGGGCTACGACCACCACCATGTGGCCGAGAGCGACTACCGCAGCCGCCAGACGGCCGCCATGACGCACGTGGTCTTCAAGGCCTTCAACGAGGTCTACCGCACGGGCGTGTCGAAGAAGTCGCAGTACTGGGAGTACCTCCACCGCGACGGCAGTGTGGTGCAGGTCGAAGGCTCGGTGCTGCTCGTGAAAGACGAGAACGGCCAGCCCGTCGGCTTTCGCGGCATCCTGCGCGACGTGACAGAGCGCCGGCGCACGGACCAGGCGCTGCGCAACAGCGAGGCGCGCTTCCGCGCGATGACCAACCTGTCGTCCGACTGGTACTGGGAGACCGATGCCGAGATCCGCTTCACCCGACTCGACAGCCGCGAGACGGGCCAGCGCCAGAGCCGCAATCCGCTGCTCGGCCGCCGCATCTGGGAAAGCACCATGCAGGCGCACCTGCCGGGCGGGTGGGATGATTTCCGCACGCTGATCGAGTCGCGCCGGTCCTTCCGCGACATCGTGATGCAGCGCGTGGCGCCCGGCAAGCCGCCCTACTACATCAGCATGAGTGGCGAGCCGATGGTCGATGCGATCGGCACCTTCCTCGGCTACCGCGGCATCTCACGCGAGATCACCGACCAGAAGGTGGCCGAGGAGCACATCCACCACATGGCGCGGCACGACAGCCTGACCGGCCTGCCCAACCGCCTGCTCTTCAGCAACCTGCTCAACGCGGCCCTCAAGACGGCCGAGCGCTACAAGCGCACCTTCGCGGTCATGTTCATCGACCTCGACCGCTTCAAGTTCATCAACGACACGCTCGGCCACGAGGCCGGCGACACCTTGCTCAAGGAAATCACCGCCCGCTTCAAGCAGGCCCTGCGCGGGAGCGACGTGATCGCGCGCCTGGGCGGCGACGAGTTCGTGGTGCTGGTGCAGGAGGTGCCCGACCGCGAGCATGCCGCCATCGTCGCGCGCAAGCTGCTCTCGGCTGCCATCAAGCCGATCGAACTCATGGGGCAGGAGTGCCGCGTCACCGCGAGCGTGGGCATCTCGCTCTTCCCCGGCGACGGCCAGGACGAGCAGACGCTGATGAAAAACGCCGACAGCGCGATGTACCACGCCAAGGAAGAAGGCAAGAACAACTTCCAGTTCTATTCGAGCGAGATCAGCACGCAGACCCTGGAGCGGTTGACGCTCGAATCGAACCTGCGTCGGGCTCTGGAAAAGCAGGAGCTCTCGCTCGCCTACCAGGCCAAGGTCGACCTGAAGAGCGGCCGCATCACCGGCGTGGAAGCACTCTTGCGCTGGCACAACGCCGAGCTGGGCATGGTGTCGCCGGCCAAGTTCATCCCGGTGGCCGAAGAGACCGGCCTCATCGTGCACATCGGCCGCTGGGTGATGAAGACCGCCTGCCTGCAGAACGTGGCCTGGCAGCAGCAGGGCCTGCCGCCGATCAACATGGCGGTCAACCTCTCGGTGCGCCAGTTCGCCGACGAGCACCTGCTCGACGACGTGACCGCCATCCTGCAAGAGACCGGCATGGACCCGAAGCTGCTCGAGCTTGAGATCACCGAGGGCATGATCGTCCACAACGTCGACCGCGCCATCAAGCTGCTCACCGCCATCAAGCAGCTCGGCGTGCGCCTGGCGATCGACGACTTCGGCACCGGCTACTCATCGCTCGGCCAGCTGAAGAACTTCCCGATCGACACGCTGAAGGTCGACCGATCCTTCATCCGCGACCTCGCCACCGATTCGGAAGACAAGGCCATCACCAGCGCCATCATCGCGATGGGCAAGACACTCTCGCTCACGGTGGTGGCCGAAGGGGTGGAGACGGCCGAACAGCAGACCTTCCTGCGCGAGCAGGCCTGCGACGAGATGCAGGGCTACTACTTCAGCAAGCCGGTGGCGCCCGAAGAATTCGCGGCGCT
- the mog gene encoding molybdopterin adenylyltransferase, with translation MSEAATFDKVRIGLVSVSDRASSGVYEDKGIPALKEWLTRALRNPVDWETRLIPDEQPVISATLIELADTAKCNLVLTTGGTGPALRDVTPEATLAVAHKEMPGFGEQMRQISLRFVPTAILSRQVAVIRGQALIINLPGQPKSIAETLEGLPTAQPPVHGIFAAVPYCIDLIGGPYIETDESVCKAFRPKSAQRPLPRGT, from the coding sequence ATGAGTGAGGCGGCGACCTTCGACAAAGTCCGCATCGGCCTGGTGTCGGTCAGCGACCGCGCGTCCAGCGGCGTCTACGAAGACAAGGGCATCCCCGCACTGAAGGAGTGGCTGACCCGCGCCCTGCGCAACCCGGTCGACTGGGAAACACGCCTCATCCCCGACGAGCAGCCGGTCATCAGCGCCACGCTGATCGAGCTGGCCGACACGGCGAAGTGCAACCTCGTGCTGACCACCGGCGGCACCGGCCCGGCGCTGCGCGACGTGACGCCCGAGGCCACCCTCGCCGTCGCCCACAAGGAAATGCCCGGCTTCGGCGAGCAGATGCGCCAGATCAGCCTGCGCTTCGTGCCGACCGCCATCCTCTCGCGCCAGGTGGCCGTGATCCGTGGGCAGGCGCTCATCATCAACCTGCCCGGCCAGCCCAAATCGATCGCCGAGACGCTGGAAGGACTGCCGACGGCGCAGCCCCCGGTGCACGGCATCTTCGCCGCGGTGCCCTATTGCATCGACCTCATCGGCGGCCCCTACATCGAGACGGACGAGTCCGTCTGCAAGGCTTTCAGACCCAAATCCGCGCAACGGCCCCTGCCGCGCGGCACCTAA